A section of the Verrucomicrobium sp. GAS474 genome encodes:
- a CDS encoding acetolactate synthase has translation MSIETENDLRESRIKQFSVFMENKAGRLLDLVKLLGENHVHIVALTILDSVDASIVRLVVDDPSRARSIFLEHTVSFTESTLVVIELPSSSEDLGSVLSALLQAECNIFFSYSFLTRPRGKAALAVHVDDEDVAIGVLTQNHFKILSQRDISR, from the coding sequence GTGTCTATCGAAACCGAAAACGATCTGCGGGAAAGCCGCATCAAGCAGTTCTCCGTCTTCATGGAAAACAAGGCGGGGCGTCTCCTCGACCTCGTGAAGCTCCTCGGCGAAAACCACGTCCACATCGTCGCCCTGACGATCCTCGACAGCGTCGACGCCTCGATCGTCCGCCTCGTCGTCGACGATCCCTCCCGGGCGCGGTCGATCTTCCTCGAGCACACCGTCTCCTTCACCGAGTCGACCCTCGTCGTCATCGAGTTGCCGAGCAGCTCCGAGGACCTCGGCAGCGTCCTCAGCGCCCTGCTGCAGGCCGAGTGCAACATCTTCTTCAGCTACTCCTTCCTGACCCGCCCGCGCGGCAAGGCGGCCCTCGCCGTCCACGTCGACGACGAGGACGTGGCGATCGGGGTGCTGACCCAGAACCACTTCAAGATCCTCTCGCAGCGCGACATCAGCCGCTAA